A window of Rhinolophus ferrumequinum isolate MPI-CBG mRhiFer1 chromosome X, mRhiFer1_v1.p, whole genome shotgun sequence contains these coding sequences:
- the TMEM35A gene encoding novel acetylcholine receptor chaperone: protein MASPRTITVVALSVALGLFFVFMGTIKLTPRLSKDAYNEMKRAYKTYVRALPLLKKMGINSILLRKSIGTLEVACGIVMTLVPGRPKDVANFFLLLLVLVVLFFHQLVGDPLKRYAHALVFGILLTCRLLIARKPEDRSSEKKPSPPGKVGNAGKGEEQPSLYEKAPQGKMKLS from the exons ATGGCATCCCCCAGAACCATAACTGTCGTGGCCCTCTCAGTGGCCCTGGGactcttctttgttttcatgGGGACTATCAAGTTGACCCCCAGGCTCAGCAAGGATGCCTACAATGAGATG AAACGTGCTTACAAGACGTATGTCCGAGCCCTTCCTCTGCTGAAGAAAATGGGGATCAATTCCATTCTCCTTCGCAAAAGCATTGGGACTCTTGAGGTGGCCTGTGGCATTGTCATGACCCTTGTGCCTGGACGTCCCAAAGATGTGGCCAACTTCTTCCTGCTCTTGCTGGTGTTGGTTGTGCTCTTCTTCCACCAGCTAGTCGGTGATCCTCTCAAACGCTATGCCCATGCCCTGGTGTTTGGAATCCTGCTCACCTGCCGCCTGCTGATTGCGCGCAAGCCCGAAGACCGATCTTCTGAGAAGAAGCCCTCTCCCCCAGGAAAGGTGGGAAATGCAGGGAAAGGCGAGGAGCAGCCCTCCTTGTATGAGAAAGCCCCTCAGGGCAAAATGAAGTTGTCATAG